The following nucleotide sequence is from Pelecanus crispus isolate bPelCri1 chromosome 31, bPelCri1.pri, whole genome shotgun sequence.
TCAGCTGTGGCACCAGGGCTGAGCACAGGGTCGTTACAGGTAAACATGGTAACAGGGCCCCAGGGCCCCAACTCTGCTTCATATGCTGGCGTGTTTGACAGAGGCTGACGTAACAAGGAACCGAGGTGCCCACAGACTGCCCAGCAGACTGCAAGGCCAGAGAAACAAGGCTGGGCAATGACACCTTGTCCAGAGAGGTGTTTGGTGACTCTACAGAAACTCCGCACAGCTGTGCGGCTTGCAAGACAAACTCCAGGACAGACAGGGTGCTGCAGAGAAAGTCTTTGGGGGATGAACAGCCTTTGGTCCATCCACACTATGGACTTTATCATCATCTTCCCTCATcaggtttaaccccagttggcaactaagaaccacacagctgctcgctcaccctccccccaccccccccacccaccgttggggtggggaaagaatcagaaaaaaaagtaaaacccatgggttgagatagagacagtttaataggacagcagaggaagagaaaataatagtagtagtagtagtagtagtaataataataataataataataataataataatgataaaagaatatacaaaacaagtgatgcacaatgcaattgctcaccacacactgaccgatgcccagcccgtccccgagcaccGACTGATGCGCCcaggccagctccccccagtttgtatactgagcatgacatcatatggtatggaatagccctttggccagtttgggtcagctgcccTGACTAGGCTCCcgcccagcttcttgtgcacctggcagagcatgggaagctgaaaagtccttcactTAGTATAAGCCATACCTAGCAACAgcaaaacatcagcgtgttatcaacattattctcatacgaaatccaaaacacagcactttgccagctactaggaagaaaatccactctatcccagccaaagccactaccgtatccaccccttattctataccatctacgtcatgcccaggtcctgcgctttccaatacattccaatacAAtacaccaccacttttcctgtcttttgatatatacacacagatatcattcccttagtctgcGGGCCATCCCTGTAAAATGTCCGTTGAGTTCATTCAGTCCttgactttgggctccatctgtcatagCAATCTTTCAGGGtgggagaggtggtgtgtggtgttggattgttgcgTGCCGAAGCCAGTTGTGGTTCCATCACcgctgcactttgctcggtttcatcaaagttcattctgcattaatctgggtgattcttactgtaacaCCATTGGTATGGCATACAGCAACCATAAAagtgcagagctctgccttTCCTGGTCTTGGCAGAGACCTTGTTTCCTTGTGGATACTTAAATATAGTGCTTTCCCTTTGGGTAACATCATCTTGGATAGTCTCTTGTTCTGCCAGGCCCGCCTCAGGAACATggtgctctgctctcctgggggctcCAGATTCCCTTCCAGAAAGCCAGGCAGCTATCATTCAGCTCTGCTGCATGTGGAAGAGCCCTGGGCAGGCAATTCAGAGCCTCTTCACCATCCTCAGTGGCACTGGGCACCCACAAGTGAGAGCTGAGTCCAGCCCTCATTCCCCAACACATCTTCCTGTCACCCTTCCCGTGAGGCCATGGAGAAGCAAGCACTTCAGAAGCCCATGGAGAATGCAGTTCTTGGAACCTAttgctgacttcagcaggaaGAAGAGCCCAACCTTCGGGCATTGCGCTGGGGAGACAACCTTTTATGGCAGAGATGCTGCTCGGGAAGACAAGCCTGACACTGTGATGACACATTTACCAAAGGCCTCTAGGTTAGTAGGCGCAGCAGGATCATACCTGTGGAGTTATGGAGTGAattcaaacatttctgtatGAGCATGATCGTCACGgatgcaaaagcaaataaaacaccaGCCTGTCCTGGGAAAATTAGGAATAACCTGTGAGGAGAGATGGGCAGCTTACTGCTGCTGAAGGTGAACCCATTGAACGACTTCCCTCAAGCCGTCCCGgagctcctggttcctcatgctgCAGATGAGGGGGTTGAATGCTGGAGGCACCACCGAGTACAGAACTGCGACCACCAGGTCCAGGGACGGCAAAGAGATGGAGGAGGGCTTCAGGTAGGCAAACATGCCAGTGCTGACAAACAGGGAGGCCCCagccaggtgagggaggcaTGTGGCAAAGGCTTTGTGCCATCCCTGTTCAGAGGGGAtcctcagcacagccctgaagatctgcacatagcacagaacaatgaaaataaaaccaacaaatgCTAAAGCTAGACTGAACACAAGAAGCCCAACTTCCCTGAGGTAGTCATCGGAACAGGTGAGCTTGAGGAGCTGAGGAAGTTCACAGAAGAACTGGTCTATGGTACTGCCTTGGCAGAGTGGTAGTGAAAATGTATTGGCAGTGTGCAGCAggccatggaggaccccactgccccaggcagctgctgccattttgacacaggctctgctgcccaggagGGTCCCATAGTGCAGGGGCCTGCAGATGGCAAGGTAGCGGTCGTAGGCCGTGATGGTGAGAAGATAAAACTCTCCTGTGACAAACAAGACAAACATAGAGACCTGGGCAGCACATCCATAGTAGGAAATAATCCTGGTGTCCCAGAGGGAATTGGCCACGGATTTGGGGAGAGTGGAGGAGACAGAGCCCAGGTCGAGGAGGgagaggttgaggaggaagaagtacatgggggtgtggaggcggTGGTCGCAGGCTATGGCAGTGATGATGAGGCCGTTgcccaggagggcagccaggtagatgc
It contains:
- the LOC142596351 gene encoding olfactory receptor 14A16-like, with product MGLNRDLQQLLCTTAQESQKEQMSNSSSIIEFLLSSSITEFLLLAFADTRELQLLHFWLFLGIYLAALLGNGLIITAIACDHRLHTPMYFFLLNLSLLDLGSVSSTLPKSVANSLWDTRIISYYGCAAQVSMFVLFVTGEFYLLTITAYDRYLAICRPLHYGTLLGSRACVKMAAAAWGSGVLHGLLHTANTFSLPLCQGSTIDQFFCELPQLLKLTCSDDYLREVGLLVFSLALAFVGFIFIVLCYVQIFRAVLRIPSEQGWHKAFATCLPHLAGASLFVSTGMFAYLKPSSISLPSLDLVVAVLYSVVPPAFNPLICSMRNQELRDGLREVVQWVHLQQQ